Proteins from a genomic interval of Corynebacterium deserti GIMN1.010:
- a CDS encoding ferrochelatase, with the protein MNDRTSDAFDALLVLSFGGPEGHEEVRPFLENVTRGRGIPPERLDDVAVHYHHFGGVSPINGLNKEIIANVEQELSSRGMNLPVYFGNRNWKPFGNEAADQMAADGVKNALVFATSAWGGYSGCRQYQEDIQGMIAHLGEQGRKITFTKLRQFYDHPRFVATMARLVQESYDKLSDELRQDARLVFTAHSIPLSADTASGAPEDGSLYSAQVRQASELIAQAVGIEDFDVVWQSRSGSPHIPWLEPDIVDHAIELHESGHKALVVCPVGFISDHMEVIWDLDSELMEEAEKRGLVVERVATVGPTQDFAALVVDLIEEVEMKRTIERLGKLPSRGCSVNGAPCNDGCCAPAKRPTTLVNPNAPSAAHTSS; encoded by the coding sequence ATGAATGATCGCACATCGGATGCCTTTGACGCCCTCCTTGTGCTCTCCTTCGGTGGACCCGAAGGGCATGAGGAGGTTCGTCCGTTTCTGGAGAATGTCACTAGAGGTAGGGGAATCCCGCCGGAGCGTCTCGATGATGTGGCGGTGCACTACCACCACTTTGGTGGTGTCAGCCCGATCAATGGTCTGAACAAAGAGATCATCGCCAATGTGGAACAGGAATTGTCGTCTCGCGGCATGAACCTGCCCGTTTACTTCGGCAACCGCAACTGGAAGCCGTTCGGCAATGAGGCGGCCGACCAGATGGCTGCTGATGGCGTCAAAAACGCCCTTGTGTTCGCAACCTCTGCATGGGGTGGCTATTCCGGCTGTAGGCAGTACCAGGAAGATATTCAGGGCATGATTGCGCATCTGGGTGAGCAAGGCCGTAAGATCACCTTCACCAAGCTGCGCCAGTTCTACGATCACCCACGGTTTGTGGCCACCATGGCGCGCCTTGTCCAAGAATCGTACGACAAACTCTCAGACGAGCTGCGCCAAGATGCACGCCTTGTGTTCACGGCTCACTCCATTCCTTTAAGCGCCGACACGGCCTCGGGTGCCCCAGAGGATGGTTCCCTATACTCCGCGCAGGTTCGTCAAGCCTCTGAACTTATCGCACAGGCAGTTGGTATCGAGGATTTTGATGTGGTCTGGCAATCCCGCTCGGGCAGCCCGCACATTCCATGGCTGGAGCCTGACATCGTCGACCATGCCATTGAGCTTCACGAATCCGGCCACAAAGCTCTCGTAGTCTGCCCTGTGGGCTTTATTTCCGACCACATGGAAGTGATTTGGGATCTGGATTCCGAACTCATGGAAGAAGCCGAGAAACGCGGCCTCGTTGTTGAGCGCGTCGCTACCGTTGGTCCAACTCAGGATTTTGCTGCACTCGTGGTGGATCTCATCGAAGAAGTTGAGATGAAACGCACCATCGAGCGCCTGGGCAAGCTTCCATCAAGGGGCTGCTCGGTCAACGGCGCGCCGTGTAATGACGGCTGTTGCGCCCCAGCAAAGCGACCAACGACGCTGGTCAACCCCAACGCACCATCAGCCGCTCACACCAGCTCTTAG
- a CDS encoding SPFH domain-containing protein — protein sequence MTGLILAIVFLVFIAIVVIKSIALIPQGEAAVIERLGSYTRTVSGGLTLLVPFIDRVRAKIDTRERVVSFPPQAVITQDNLTVAIDIVVTFQINEPHRAIYGVDNYIVGVEQISVATLRDVVGGMTLEETLTSREVINRRLRGELDAATTKWGLRISRVELKAIDPPPSIQQSMEKQMKADREKRATILTAEGQREADIKTAEGEKQAKILQAEGEKHAAILNAEAERQAMILRAEGERAARYLQAQGEARAIQKVNAAIKSAKLTPEVLAYQYLEKLPKIAEGNASKMWVIPSQFSDSLEGFAKQFGTKDAEGVFRYEPNVVDEETKDIANADNVDEWFSTESDPEIAAAVAAANAVANKPVDPDPADILAPKPSKRVEPEAVLDALDNTGTNPGGGQHEVEAASPSVNYGQDFSQGFPQAQEPVESHRDPREENPYS from the coding sequence ATGACAGGATTAATCCTCGCCATAGTTTTCCTGGTCTTCATTGCCATCGTGGTGATCAAGTCCATAGCCCTGATTCCGCAAGGCGAAGCCGCCGTTATTGAACGCCTCGGAAGCTACACCCGCACTGTATCCGGCGGCCTGACGCTCTTGGTTCCCTTCATTGATAGGGTTCGCGCCAAGATTGACACCCGTGAACGCGTTGTCTCTTTCCCTCCCCAGGCTGTAATCACCCAAGACAACCTGACCGTGGCCATTGATATCGTGGTCACCTTCCAGATCAATGAGCCACACCGTGCTATCTACGGCGTGGACAACTACATCGTGGGTGTCGAGCAGATTTCTGTGGCAACCCTGCGTGACGTCGTTGGTGGCATGACGTTGGAAGAAACCTTGACTTCCCGTGAAGTGATTAACCGTCGACTCCGTGGCGAGCTGGATGCTGCCACCACCAAGTGGGGTCTACGTATTAGCCGCGTGGAGCTCAAAGCCATCGATCCACCGCCATCCATCCAGCAGTCGATGGAAAAGCAGATGAAGGCAGACCGTGAAAAGCGTGCCACCATCTTGACTGCGGAAGGCCAGCGCGAAGCCGATATCAAGACCGCAGAAGGTGAGAAGCAGGCAAAGATCCTGCAGGCAGAAGGTGAAAAGCACGCTGCCATTCTCAACGCGGAAGCTGAACGCCAAGCCATGATTTTGCGCGCTGAAGGTGAACGCGCCGCACGCTACCTTCAGGCACAGGGTGAAGCCCGGGCAATTCAAAAGGTTAATGCCGCAATCAAGTCTGCAAAGTTGACACCTGAGGTTCTTGCGTACCAATACCTGGAGAAGCTGCCCAAGATCGCAGAGGGCAATGCCTCCAAGATGTGGGTTATTCCAAGTCAGTTTTCCGATTCACTCGAAGGTTTTGCCAAGCAGTTTGGCACCAAGGATGCCGAAGGCGTCTTCCGCTACGAACCAAACGTGGTGGATGAAGAAACCAAGGATATCGCGAATGCCGACAATGTCGATGAGTGGTTCTCTACCGAATCAGACCCTGAAATCGCCGCAGCGGTGGCAGCAGCCAATGCCGTGGCCAACAAGCCTGTTGATCCAGATCCCGCTGACATCCTGGCACCTAAACCTTCCAAGCGTGTGGAGCCAGAAGCTGTGCTGGACGCGCTGGATAACACTGGGACAAATCCAGGTGGAGGCCAACATGAAGTGGAAGCTGCGTCGCCATCAGTGAATTACGGCCAGGATTTCTCTCAAGGCTTCCCACAAGCACAGGAGCCAGTGGAGTCGCACAGGGATCCCCGTGAAGAAAACCCATACTCGTAA
- a CDS encoding TVP38/TMEM64 family protein produces MHEDGTTTPDPGEFAGRVNTPLSSLYHFVSTLIIDALHAIKQWSLARKILVAVLVIAVVAVTIAVDLPPISVYREWAHNAGDSFVLLFCGFYILVTQFPIPRTILTLASGVLFGPVLGSVVALGSTTISAVISLLIVRKLLGGWMEPRLNHPAVERINTRLQHRGWLAITSLRMIAAIPFSILNYVAALTSVPVLSFAVATLVGSAPGTLVSVILGDSFVGSGSWQAIVFSLALAVLGILGIYLDQKMPVKPGK; encoded by the coding sequence ATGCATGAAGATGGTACAACCACGCCAGACCCCGGAGAGTTTGCTGGCAGAGTAAACACTCCACTGAGCAGCTTGTACCACTTTGTCAGCACCCTGATCATCGATGCCCTCCATGCGATCAAACAATGGAGCCTTGCAAGAAAGATTCTCGTTGCAGTATTAGTCATTGCAGTCGTCGCGGTCACCATCGCTGTTGATCTTCCGCCTATCTCTGTCTATCGCGAATGGGCTCACAACGCTGGTGATAGCTTTGTGCTGCTCTTTTGTGGCTTCTATATTTTGGTCACCCAGTTCCCCATTCCCCGAACCATCTTGACGCTGGCTTCAGGCGTACTCTTTGGCCCAGTGCTGGGCTCTGTTGTAGCGCTGGGATCTACCACGATTTCAGCAGTAATCTCACTTCTTATCGTGCGCAAGCTTTTGGGCGGGTGGATGGAGCCACGCCTCAACCACCCAGCAGTGGAACGGATCAACACGAGACTGCAACACCGAGGCTGGTTGGCGATTACTTCCTTGCGCATGATTGCAGCCATCCCTTTTTCCATCCTCAATTATGTAGCTGCACTGACAAGTGTGCCGGTCCTTTCTTTTGCCGTCGCAACACTCGTTGGATCCGCTCCGGGAACGCTTGTGTCCGTCATCTTGGGTGATTCTTTCGTCGGTTCAGGCAGCTGGCAAGCAATCGTTTTCTCGCTCGCGCTAGCTGTTCTAGGAATCTTAGGTATCTACTTAGATCAAAAGATGCCAGTCAAGCCTGGGAAGTAG
- a CDS encoding NfeD family protein: MGAIIWFIGALVLAGLELAVGEFTLLMLGGAALATAGVALFGVPAWVEFVTFALSSIALLLFLRPAIRRRLHTPKVLDTSPKALIGHRAEVLEEITASGGQVRLDGTIWSARSMDPTHTFAEGDFVHVVSIDGTTAVVWYDL; encoded by the coding sequence GTGGGAGCAATTATTTGGTTTATCGGCGCATTGGTTCTTGCTGGCCTGGAATTGGCAGTAGGAGAGTTCACCTTGCTCATGCTCGGTGGTGCTGCATTGGCCACCGCAGGCGTTGCACTCTTCGGAGTTCCTGCATGGGTTGAGTTTGTCACCTTTGCTCTCTCATCAATTGCTCTGCTGCTTTTTTTGCGTCCGGCGATCAGGCGACGCCTCCACACGCCGAAGGTGCTCGACACCTCACCCAAAGCTCTTATCGGGCACAGGGCAGAGGTACTGGAGGAAATTACCGCCTCTGGTGGTCAGGTACGCCTCGATGGCACCATTTGGTCCGCCAGGAGCATGGATCCCACACATACCTTCGCGGAAGGTGACTTTGTCCATGTCGTCAGCATAGACGGCACCACCGCAGTGGTATGGTATGACCTTTGA
- a CDS encoding DUF3097 domain-containing protein, with amino-acid sequence MSFSDPYAGNIFGGHSRNKAPEYPDVPAKPGLVVEVRGDGFVGAVTGFERTYDGDFVRLEDRRGREALYKLRKGAFMIDGQIVNLTRFVEKQAPQKSNSGSRRVVNVEAKVAAPSRIWVEGIHDAAIVEKVWGHDLRVEGVVVEYLEGLDNLPERLAEFQPGPGRRIGVLADHLVEGSKETRMTRALPADVVVTGHPYIDIWAAVKPERLGLKAWPDVPYGEDWKTGLCKRVGWSDPKEGWHRVYNAVSSFRDLDYTLIGAVERLVDFVTNHDLTKDDVLA; translated from the coding sequence ATGAGTTTTTCCGACCCTTATGCAGGCAACATTTTCGGCGGTCACTCCCGCAACAAAGCTCCGGAATACCCTGACGTCCCCGCGAAACCCGGCCTTGTCGTGGAAGTCCGTGGCGATGGCTTTGTGGGCGCTGTAACTGGCTTTGAGCGCACCTACGACGGCGATTTCGTGCGCCTTGAGGATCGCCGTGGCCGCGAAGCTCTGTACAAGTTGCGCAAGGGTGCCTTCATGATTGACGGGCAAATTGTCAATCTCACCCGCTTCGTGGAGAAACAAGCCCCTCAAAAATCCAACTCTGGTTCCCGTCGCGTAGTCAACGTAGAAGCAAAGGTGGCGGCTCCCTCGCGCATTTGGGTGGAAGGTATTCATGACGCCGCCATCGTGGAGAAAGTGTGGGGACACGACCTGCGTGTGGAAGGTGTTGTCGTGGAATACCTCGAGGGTCTAGACAACCTGCCGGAACGTCTTGCTGAATTCCAGCCAGGTCCAGGACGACGCATTGGGGTGCTTGCAGACCATCTCGTAGAAGGCTCTAAGGAAACCCGCATGACAAGGGCCCTGCCTGCCGACGTTGTGGTCACCGGACACCCTTACATTGATATCTGGGCTGCCGTAAAGCCAGAGCGCCTTGGCCTTAAAGCCTGGCCAGATGTGCCTTATGGAGAGGATTGGAAGACCGGACTCTGCAAGCGTGTGGGCTGGTCAGACCCCAAAGAGGGCTGGCATCGTGTGTACAACGCAGTGAGTTCTTTCCGCGACTTGGACTACACACTCATCGGGGCTGTCGAACGGCTTGTGGACTTTGTAACCAACCACGATCTGACCAAGGACGACGTGCTGGCGTAA
- a CDS encoding GNAT family N-acetyltransferase: MSLTIVPATPAHFPAIIDVLVEAFVHDPGFARLIPQPDPQAKKLRALFDLQIHKQYAAFGNIDIAMDEEGSLVGVSLWDRPDGNHSLKDQVKLLPHLVHIFGVKTAHLVAAELHSARFHPKFPHWYLYVIATKESARGTGVGTELLGSGIARAGDEAIYLEATSTRAAQLYHRLGFVSLGYIPSNAEGPQELAMWRPPTLPTT; this comes from the coding sequence ATGAGCCTCACAATTGTTCCCGCAACTCCCGCTCACTTCCCTGCGATCATTGATGTCCTCGTCGAGGCCTTCGTCCACGATCCAGGTTTTGCACGCCTCATCCCACAACCTGACCCCCAGGCAAAGAAACTTCGTGCCCTGTTCGATCTGCAAATCCACAAACAATATGCCGCGTTTGGCAACATCGATATTGCGATGGATGAAGAGGGCTCGCTCGTCGGAGTTTCCTTGTGGGATCGGCCCGATGGAAACCACAGTCTCAAAGACCAGGTGAAACTACTACCCCACCTCGTGCACATCTTCGGGGTTAAAACTGCCCACCTTGTCGCCGCGGAATTACATTCAGCACGATTCCACCCCAAATTCCCACACTGGTACCTTTATGTCATCGCCACCAAAGAATCAGCGCGCGGCACCGGCGTAGGCACGGAACTTCTTGGGTCTGGCATCGCACGCGCCGGAGATGAAGCCATCTACTTGGAAGCGACATCCACTCGCGCAGCACAGCTTTACCACCGATTGGGTTTTGTCTCTTTGGGATACATCCCTTCCAATGCCGAAGGCCCACAAGAACTAGCAATGTGGAGACCTCCAACGCTGCCCACTACCTGA